A stretch of the Chelonia mydas isolate rCheMyd1 chromosome 5, rCheMyd1.pri.v2, whole genome shotgun sequence genome encodes the following:
- the COMMD10 gene encoding COMM domain-containing protein 10 isoform X9, which translates to MAAPIIPESGSIKKAVLLINMIDTGKFPRLLSRILQKLHLKAESSFSEEEEEKLQAAFSVEKQDLHLVLETISFILEQAVYHNLKPAILQQQLESIHLDQDKAEAFVSAWTAAGQDTIEKFRQRILAPQKLETIGWQLNLQMAQSTQAKLKSPQAVLELGMSNEDSKFRS; encoded by the exons ATGGCAGCGCCCATCATCCCCGAGAGCGGCAG CATAAAAAAAGCAGTGTTGCTCATTAACATGATAGACACAGGCAAATTTCCTCGATTGCTCTCCCGCATCCTTCAAAAGCTTCATCTAAAG GCTGAGAGCAGTTTcagtgaagaggaggaagaaaaacttcAAGCTGCGTTTTCAGTGGAGAAGCAAGATCTTCATTTAGTCCTTGAAACTATATCATTTATTTTGGAACAG GCAGTCTATCATAACCTGAAACCAGCTATTCTGCAACAGCAGCTGGAGAGCATTCACCTTGATCAAGACAAAGCAGAAGCATTTGTCAGTGCGTGGACTGCTGCAGGTCAAGATACAATTGAAAAGTTCAGGCAGAGGATTTTGGCCCCTCAAAAG CTTGAGACAATTGGATGGCAGCTTAACCTTCAGATGGCTCAGTCCACCCAAGCTAAACTGAAATCTCCTCAAGCTGTATTAGAACTTGGAATGAGCAATGAAGATTCAAAG
- the COMMD10 gene encoding COMM domain-containing protein 10 isoform X5 — translation MAAPIIPESGSIKKAVLLINMIDTGKFPRLLSRILQKLHLKAESSFSEEEEEKLQAAFSVEKQDLHLVLETISFILEQAVYHNLKPAILQQQLESIHLDQDKAEAFVSAWTAAGQDTIEKFRQRILAPQKHATTYWELACCWLLLDIREFTRRDLLALHCFWGCGHPESCSVCAKHVCALYAFASLLCVCLWRLASDISS, via the exons ATGGCAGCGCCCATCATCCCCGAGAGCGGCAG CATAAAAAAAGCAGTGTTGCTCATTAACATGATAGACACAGGCAAATTTCCTCGATTGCTCTCCCGCATCCTTCAAAAGCTTCATCTAAAG GCTGAGAGCAGTTTcagtgaagaggaggaagaaaaacttcAAGCTGCGTTTTCAGTGGAGAAGCAAGATCTTCATTTAGTCCTTGAAACTATATCATTTATTTTGGAACAG GCAGTCTATCATAACCTGAAACCAGCTATTCTGCAACAGCAGCTGGAGAGCATTCACCTTGATCAAGACAAAGCAGAAGCATTTGTCAGTGCGTGGACTGCTGCAGGTCAAGATACAATTGAAAAGTTCAGGCAGAGGATTTTGGCCCCTCAAAAG CATGCAACTACATACTGGGAACTGGCTTGCTGTTGGCTACTGTTGGACATACGTGAATTTACCAGACGTGACCTTTTGGCCCTCCACTGTTTTTGGGGTTGTGGCCATCCTGAATCTTGCTCTGTGTGTGCTAAGCATGTTTGTGCATTATATGCCTTTGCTTCCCTCCTTTGTGTTTGCCTTTGGAGACTTGCATCAGATATTTCATCTTGA
- the COMMD10 gene encoding COMM domain-containing protein 10 isoform X10, whose translation MAAPIIPESGSIKKAVLLINMIDTGKFPRLLSRILQKLHLKAESSFSEEEEEKLQAAFSVEKQDLHLVLETISFILEQAVYHNLKPAILQQQLESIHLDQDKAEAFVSAWTAAGQDTIEKFRQRILAPQKLETIGWQLNLQMAQSTQAKLKSPQAVLELGMSNEDSK comes from the exons ATGGCAGCGCCCATCATCCCCGAGAGCGGCAG CATAAAAAAAGCAGTGTTGCTCATTAACATGATAGACACAGGCAAATTTCCTCGATTGCTCTCCCGCATCCTTCAAAAGCTTCATCTAAAG GCTGAGAGCAGTTTcagtgaagaggaggaagaaaaacttcAAGCTGCGTTTTCAGTGGAGAAGCAAGATCTTCATTTAGTCCTTGAAACTATATCATTTATTTTGGAACAG GCAGTCTATCATAACCTGAAACCAGCTATTCTGCAACAGCAGCTGGAGAGCATTCACCTTGATCAAGACAAAGCAGAAGCATTTGTCAGTGCGTGGACTGCTGCAGGTCAAGATACAATTGAAAAGTTCAGGCAGAGGATTTTGGCCCCTCAAAAG CTTGAGACAATTGGATGGCAGCTTAACCTTCAGATGGCTCAGTCCACCCAAGCTAAACTGAAATCTCCTCAAGCTGTATTAGAACTTGGAATGAGCAATGAAGATTCAAAG